The genomic DNA AGGTTCTGCTACGCAGTCCTAATGTGGAGTCGATTACGTCCGATAAAAGAGCATCAAATTGCTCCATGATTGAAAATATTCCGCCAAAAGGTGTGATTGAATCGAATTTTATTTGTACTTTAGCCATGTCTGCTGAAGATTGGTTTGATTTTTATTGCAACACGAAGTTAAGTGAATCTTCTGACATGACAAAGCACTGGGTAATACATTACTACTCAGTGCTTTAAATTATTCTTGTACAAAAGTGTTGCGGAAATTAGGTATATCAACAATTGAGGAAGCGTTATGCTTGTTTTGTTGTGACTCCACTCAAAATGCGGTGTTCCGGTTTCACGCTTCCATGTATTATCAGGTTCTTCCAAGAAACCTGGAAGGCGTAAAATAATCCACATTTATGAAGCAGTATTGGTCTTTTTTCAAATCGGGCAAGTTTGCTTTTCTTGCCTTGTTCTTCGTATCACTTACGGTAATATCTTGTGACAACGATGACGATAACAATGTTTCTCCCGATCCGCCTATTGAGAAAGGCGAAATTGAGCTTGCAGAAAATGCCCAAGCTCTCAACTATTTTGATTTTATCAATCCGAACGATGTGGAGATCTTAAATGCTGACACAACACAGATTCGTGTGAGCCAGGCATACCTGGATAAGATAAAGACAAAGGTAAACAAGAACGATGTGTTGTCTATATGGCGCAGCATTGACACGCCACCTTTCATTCGGAAGGTATCAAATGTATCGGCAAACGGAAAGGATGCTATTCTGACGACAACCCAAGGTACATTGGCAGACCTGATAGAGCATGGCGACTTCAAGCTGAGCACGGAATTGTATGTTAACTACGGCGAGAAAGGCTTGAAGAACCGTTATTCCAAAGACGGCGTTTATCATCCCAGCGTGGTTATCTTCAGCGGTACAGAAGACAATGGCAAAAAGTATGCAACAGCCGAAGAGCTGCTGGCCCAAGAAGCTACATGGCATATTTTCAACAAGGATGGAATAACCAATTATTCATACGAAGAAAAAGGCTTACGCATTGGACTGAAGGATGTACAGACCCACACAGCATTAGACCTTGAAATCGGCATCAACATTTCCTGGTTCAAATTACGTAACTTTGATTGCTACTTCACAGGTGAGTACAAACTGGATGGTCCTCTGTTCGTTGAATGGGATGTGAAGGATAAATCAAGCGGCGGTGAAGTCCCATTAGTCTATTATCCTCCTATTGTAGTTGTATTCCCGATAGCAGGTCCCATTCACATTTCGGTCATGGTTATACCCACTTTAACTATGGACTGTAATGCACATGCAAAAGGCACGATAGGCATAACTCTGCCCATGACTTTTGATTCTTCCTTTAAGCTGGGTCCTTCCTATGCAAGAGACAGAGGCTGGGTCTTTTATAAAGAATACAACCATTCGTTTAACTGCTATGTAGATCGAACCAACATCACTTACTCTGGTGAAGTGGCTGCAAGCCTGGGTGTATATTTCAAGACGGAAGTCAATATAGCCTATTGCGGAGGTCCTTTCGTTAAAGTAGGTCCTTCTGTTTCAACAGATCTGTCTGCAAGTGTAGTAACGGGTTCCGACTATCAGTTCAAGGTCAACACCAGCGGCAAGTTTAAGCTGGCCGGTAAGACAGGAGCCGAATTGCATATAGTGGGATATTCGTTAGGCAAGTGGGAAACGGAATATGTTTTAGCGGAGAAAGATGCCTGGAATAAAGAATTTATAGTAGATATGTGGCCTAAGTAGGGCTTTTAGCGGATAAACCTCAATCAGTCATTAGAACGAGAAAAGTAAAGCGACTGACTATTTTTATTCGTTCTAACGACCGAATTGGGTTAAAAGAGACAAAATGGGCGAGGAAGACCACTGAGCTTTCAGCCTATTTTGTGACTTTCACTTATAGTCTAAAACGATATAGCATTAATGAATTGTCTTCCTCGTCCATATTGGGTATGATATACGAATAATAATAGGGTGCCATATATCCCATTACTCTAAAATTCGTAGGAACGGATACATCTGCAATGAGCTTACCTTCTTTATAAATTTGCAGCCCATCTTTTTCTATATCCTTCTTTTTATACGATCTGAATAAAGATTGATTGCTGATTACGTGTGTTGAAAATAGTTTAGGATATCTTTTGTCCGCCTGACTACTCTAATGCTATCCACTTTCTATCCACCCTTATTTTTGTGACAGACTGTTGGCTGGATGCTCGTGGAAAATCGTTACTTTTGCAGCCGTTTTCAGGCAGGATAGGTTCATGTAATTGGGATAAAGTGGCATTAGCCGTAGGAATTCCTGCATCAGAAAGTGATTATTATCAACATAAACCTAATTTCCGCAACACTTTTGTATAAGAATAATTTAAAGCAGTGAGTAGTAATATATTACTCAGTGCTTTGTCATGTTCGAAGATTTACTTAACTTCGTGTTGCGTAAAAATCAAACCAATCTTCAGCAGACATGGCTAAAGTACAAATAAAATTCGATTCAATCACACCTTTTGGCGGAATATTTTCAATCATGGAGCAATTTGATGCTCTTTTATCGGACGTAATCGACTCCACATTAGGACTGCGTAGCAGAACCTATGGTTACCAATACAGTGAAATCATCCGTTCTCTCATGTGCGTATTCTTCTGTGGCGGCTCGTGCATTGAAGACATATCCACTCATCTCATGCCCCATCTTTCCCTGCATCCCAAACTTAAAACCTGCAGCGCAGACACGATTCTTCGCGCCATAAAAGAACTGACTACAGACAACATAACGTATTCATCTCCAGACTCAGGTAAATCATATGACTTCAATACAGCTGACACAATGACCGAATTGTTGGTCAAGTCTCTCATTGCTACCGGAGAATTATGTCAGGAGCAGGGTTACGATCTGGATTTTGACCACCAGTTCATTGAAACGGAGAAGTATGATGCCAAACGTACATACAAGAAGTTCACAGGATACAGCCCGGGAGTGGCCGTTATAGGTGACCATATTGTCGGCATTGAAAATCGGGATGGCAACACGAATGTCCGGTTCTGTCAGCAGTGTACATTGGAAAGAATCTTCACCAGGCTGGAATGGAACGGCATTCATATAAATAGAGCCCGTATGGATTGTGGGTCGTGCTCCGAAGAGATTGTAGATACCGTCAAGGCCCATTGCAAGTACTTCTATATCAGAGCCAACAGATGCTCCGCTTTTTATGAAGACATGTTCGCTCTCAGGGGATGGAAAGCTGAGGAAATCAACGGGATCAGGTTTGAGTTGAACTCGATTGTCGTAGAAAAATGGAAGGGGAAACCATACCGTCTTGTCATCCAAAGACAAAGAAGAGCAGATGACATACGGGAGCTATGGGAAGGAGAATATACCTACCGGTGTATCCTTACCAATGATTTCGAATCCGATATAAGGGATGTCGTAGAGTTCTATAACCTGCGCGGTGGGAAGGAAAGAATCCTCGATGACATGAACAACGGGTTTGGATGGAAACATTTGCCAAAGTCATTCATGGCAGAAAATGCAGTATACCTGCTGATGACTGCATTGATAAGGAACTTCTACAAAACGATCATCCGAAAATTAAACGTTAAGGATTTTGGCCTATCCATATCGAGTCGTATTAAGACTTTCGTTTTCAAATACATCTCGGTTGCCGCAAAGTGGATTAGGACTTCAAGGACGTACGTGCTAAACATCTATACCGAGAATCCAGCGTATAAAATAGCCTTTCAACAGGATTTTGGCTAATCCTTATTCTAATGGTGGGTAATGCGTATTGCCTCAAGTCGCTTCATGGGGTAAGGGGAAGTTATGCAAAAGAGTGGACCTTTGGCACCTTCGTTTCACTAAAACACAATGTAAAGATAATAAACTCACTAAAAAATGCATGGCAATCTCTGATTTCATTCGCTTGCGGAAATTAGGTTTACCATTCCAGACGTTCCTTCACATTGTTCATCGCCTCTTTCAGGCTGCTGTTCATGACCCGCGCATAATGCTGCGTCATGCGTGTGGAGGCATGTCCGAGCATGACGGACACGTCCTGCAAGGGTACATTGTTGGCGAGCGTGACGGTGGTCCCGAAAGTGTGCCTGGCCACATGCGTGGTCAGATTTTTCTTTATGCCGCAGAAATCGGCGATTTCCTTGAGGTAGCTGTTCATTTTCTGGTTGCACATGACAGGCAGGCAGCATCCTTTCTTTACGCAGATCGGATGTTCCCTGTATTTCTCCAATATGGCCAGTGGAACGGGCAGCAGCGGGATGTTGCTGATGGAAGACGCTTTTCTGCGGTGTTCCAACTTGACCCTTCCCTTCCTTATCCACCAGTCACCGAGATTGTCCTGTACCAGGTTTTCACCACTCAGAGTGGCGACATCGGAGAACGCCAGACCGGTGAAGCACGCGAAGACAAATATGTCCCTGACCAGCTCGAGCCGTGGGATGGTGAATTTCTTTTTCATGACGGCCTGCAACTCGTCGTAGGTCAGGAATACCGGATCGGTCTCGTCCTGTTCCATCTTGTAACCGTAAAAGGGATTCTTACGCATCCATTCCTTTGCCAATGCCATGTTGGTGAATTTCTTGAAACATTTCATGTAGCGGACTATCGTGTTACGGCACAGTCCCCCCTCCGTTTTCAGGTAAATGTCAAACGCGCGGATGAACTCCGGTGTCAGCTCATGGAAGGTGATATCCTCCTTGCCGTAATAAGAGGGGATAAGCCGCTGCAATTTCTTCACCACGTTCTTGTACCGGTTGATCGTAACGGGAGAGTAGTCTATGCCTGTCAGTGTTTCCATTTCCTTGATGCCATCCTGCATGGTACCGAGCAATGTACGCATTTCGGTGTCTTTCCCGAAAACACGTTTCAGGATCAGTTTCGGGGTAATCAGGGCCTGTTCCAATACCAGTTCCTTGTGTTTCTCGAGGGCACGTGCGTGTAACTCCGCAATATAGGTATTCAATGCGATGGATGCCCTGTCCCTGCCCTTGCTGCATCCTTTGGCCGCATTCCATAAGTTCAGAGGCACGCTTCTTTGGATACGGGCATCGTCGTAGCTCCCGTTGATGGTTATCCGCATCAGTACGGGGGCCTCACCGTTTTTCAACAATTTCGTTTTGAGCACGAAAAAAAGAATGTTCATTGTTCCTTGTTTCATCACTTTTGTTTTTTTAGAGGTGTTACATCCAATTGTTTCGTCAAAACCGGATGGCATGAGGACGTGAAACGAAATGTTAAATTCGGTGGCTTTTTTGAGGGACTTGTGGAATAGCCATAAAAATCCCATTTTTATCAGGTTCGAATTGCCTTTTGTATCCCGGGTTCGATTCCTTTTTTTATCCCGATGGGAAATACCGAATTTTTAAATTTATTTCACATTTTCAACTCCATCCGGTCATGTGTGCAAAATTACTTTTTCACACCGGAGATTGAAATTGTCAAACAGTTGAAAAACAATGAAGTATGATACATATTTATGGCTTTTTCAAAAGCCTTAAAAAAAGCCACTGAACTGGCAAAATCCAACTTCACAAATATGTAATGAAATGCGTAGCGAGGGTAAAAAAAGAACCCTTGAACTATCTCTAATTCAAGGGTTTTCTAAAATTGAAAAGCTTTTTGGTGGTGCCACCAGGAATCGAACCGGGGACACAAGGATTTTCAGTCCTTTGCTCTACCAACTGAGCTATGGCACCCTTGTTTTGTTTAACGGGTGCAAAGATATGAATCTTTTTTGAGTCTTGCAATAGGCAGAGCTACTTTTTACTGATTTTTATTCTTCCAAAGAATTCCAGCCTTGTGCTTTTAGTTCGACTTCGCCTCCATCACGACCTACCAAGTAGTTACCGAGATCGGGTTTTGTAATATGACCGATTACTTTAACACCTTTCATTTCAGATACTTTATCATGATCAGTGAGAGGAACAGTGAAAAGTAATTCATAGTCTTCACCACCATTTAAAGCTGCAGTTACCAAATTCATATTAAATTGTTCAGCCATTGCAGCCGTTTGATAATCGATAGGAATTCTATCTTCATATACGCGACATCCGACATTACTTTCTTTTGAAATATGCAAAAGTTCGGAAGACAGACCGTCTGATATGTCCATCATTGCTGTAGGGATAATCCCCGCATGACGAAGCATCTCTATAATATCTTTACGAGCTTCCGGCTTCAATTGACGTTCCAACAGATATTCTTTGCCTGTAAAATCCGGTGTGAAATCTTTTTCACCTTTAAATATCCTTTTTTCGCGTTCTAATAATTGCAATCCCATATAAGCAGCTCCTAAATCCCCGGAAACACATATCAAATCCGTTTCTTGGGCTCCACTGCGAAGAACAACTTTGTCTCTTTCTCCTTCCCCAATACAAGTGATACTGATGCAAAGCCCTGTTAAAGAAGCAGAAGTGTCTCCTCCGACAATATCGACTCCATATACATCACAGGCCAACTTTAGCCCAGCATAAAAATCTTCTACATCCTCAACAGAAAAACGTTTGGAAATACCAAGTGATACAGTGATCTGCTTAGGCTGGCCGTTCATGGCATAAATATCGGAGAAATTTACAACAGCCGATTTATATCCGAGATGTTTTAAAGGTACATAAGTCAAGTCGAAATGAATACCTTCCAATAATAGATCGGTGGTGACAAGCACTTGTCTATCCTCATAGGAGAGGATTGCCGCATCATCGCCTACGCCCTTTATCGTACTATTATTCTTTATTTCAATCCTGTCAGTTAGGTGGCGAATCAAACCGAATTCGCCTAATGTTGATATTTCTGTCCTGTTACTCATATTTGTTTTGTAATATATTATTTTTGGGAAATGTGATAATATGTTTTTTTATTGTCTCATTAAAACTCTGCTCATTGTAAAACCTGATTACAATCGGTAGATAATATAAATATTTCTTCCAACTTTCCGGAACAAGAGGACTGTTTTTTAAACGTGCTGCATCTTTTTCTGTTACTAAAATCAATTTTCCAGGTGAAGTCATCTTTTCGAATATCACATCCAATTTCTTGAAATCTGACTTGCTAAACGTATGATGATCAGGAAAAACGACCGGCAACACTTTATTTGAATACTTTTCTGCCTCACGAATAAATGGAGTGGGAACTGCAATACCTGATATCAACAATATATCATCTTCTTTTCCAATATTTTTATGGTTTAAGAAACGAGCTTCCGAGGGGAATACAGGTTTGACTTCTCCATAAACGATGCTGGTAAAAAAAAGTAACTGGTGAGCCCGCAACTTCATATTTTCTTCAATAATACGAAAATCGATCGGCTTCATATCTTCGTCGCATTTAGTAACAACCACGATATCTGTTCGGTTTATATTACTTATCGGTTCTCTCAGGTGTCCGGTAGGCATTAGTTTATCATTATAAAATAAACGATGGTAGTCACTCAACACGATCGAAAGGGAAGGGTGCACATATCTATGTTGATATGCATCATCTAACAGAATTACTTCAGGTCTGTCTTTTTCAGGGAGGGATAAAAGATTTTGAATCCCCCGGCGGCGATTAGCGTCGACAGCGACAAGTATATCCGGAAATTTATTTTTCATTTGAAAAGGTTCATCTCCGATCTCCAAACTGGAACTTTCAGAATCAGCAAGAATAAACCCCGATGTTTTTCTTTTGTACCCTCGGCTTAATACTGCAATGCGATATTTATCTTTCAGTAAACGTATGATATATTCTGTATGGGGAGTTTTACCCGTTCCTCCTACAGATAAGTTTCCTATGCAGATCACAGGAATAGAATATTGTTCGGAATGTAAAATACCCCAATCAAAAAGTCGATTTCGCAACCATATCCCAATTCCATATAAAAAGGAAAGGGGAGCCAGGTAGGAATTAAGTTTTATTTTGTCATTTTTTTGCATGTAACTTCTTATCTGCTGACAAATATAGTTAACTTATCGGTGGCTGTCTGTTTTTTATTTGTTTATTTCAAAAAGAAGATACAATTTGAATCTCTTTGAAAGATAAGTTTGCGTTTATTCTGAAATATTTTCAGGGAGTTTGTGACTATACACATTTATTGTAGAATTAAGTCAATATCCGGATAAGATATCCGTCGTATCTTTGTTGTCTTCTTGATAATCTCTTGTAAATTATATACTTTTGCATTGTCCCAATTAACATGCTATGCCATGAATGTCAAAATAGAAGAAAGCTGGCGAAAACGCCTTCAGGAAGAATTTGATAAACCATACTTTGAGCAGTTGGTCACATTTGTCAAGAACGAATACAGAAGCGCCCATGTGCTTCCTCCCGGACACCAGATCTTCCATATTTTTAATGCCTGTCCATTCGAGAAAGTGAAGGTTGTTATACTTGGACAAGACCCTTATCCCAATCCGGGGCAATACTACGGAGTCTGCTTCTCCGTCCCGCAAGGAGTTCCCATTCCTGGATCACTGGCCAACATATTCAAAGAAATACACCAAGACTTAGGCAAACCGATCCCCACATCCGGCAATCTGGACCGTTGGGTAGAGCAAGGCGTGTTTCCTATGAACTCGGTCCTGACTGTACGGGCTCACGAAACCGGCTCACATCGGAATATGGGATGGGAAACTTTTACAGATGCAGTGATAAAGAAATTGAGCGATGGACGTGAGAATCTGGTATTCATGCTGTGGGGAAGTTATGCAAAAGAGAAGATCGCCCTTATCGACACCCATAAACACTTGGTGCTGACAACCGTGCATCCGTCTCCACGCTCTGCTGACCATGGTTTCTTCGGCTGTAAACACTTCAGCAAGGCGAATACTTTCCTCCAAAGCAAAGGTATTCAAAAGATTGACTGGTAAGAAGTACGAGTTCCGGACATCCGGGTGTAGCCATTCCGGACATCCGGGTGTGGAGAGCGGTAACATCCGGGTGTAGAAAGGCGGAAGATGGGCATGTTACCAAACTTTTCTGCTTGCTTTTCGTTCTTTTCCTACTTGTTTTAGTAAAAAAGGACCTTTATGTTGAGGGAACTATCTCCACACAGATGTATATCGGCACGGTTCCCTGCGTTTTTGTAAACAATACCGGCTACCCGTTTCAACGGCAGGTAGTGATACAAGTGTGATACAGGAATCCGGTATGTATCACTCCTTGCACACCATGTTTGTCAATGCTTGCAAAACAAAGTGTGATAGAGTGATAGAGAAACTGGATTATTGTGCAAGAGAGAACCGCAAACTGATACCGTAGTTTGAGTTTGAAGTCGGATAAGATGCACTCGATATCAACGGTTCATTGATCTGAATATCATAGAATGCACGGACCGTCAACGCACGGCTCAAACCGTAATCAGCCGAGAAGGAGATTGTCTTTGCGATGTTACCGCTAGTAGCCTGCGTCAGTTGAGTGTCGATTTTACGAATCAACGACTGCATCTTGTTGAACGAGAAATCGAGGCGAACGGTGAGGTCATTGCTGAAATCACGCGTTTTCTTCATCTTCAAAACCTTGTTGAACTCGGCATATTTGTAACCCAAACCGATCGTCACTTTCTTGGAAAGTGCTTCGACCAATTGGTAGGATGTCGTGTTCAGGCTTAAATTGCGGGTAGTCGAATAGTCCGCCCGAACCGTCACGTTATTCAACAGCGTCGCATCTGCACCCAACAAAGGACTAAACGCTTCGGTAAGGCTGACAGACGAAATCGAATAAGGAGACGATGGTGTCGGGTTATCGTTCAGAATCGACTGGATATATCCCAGTCCGTCCTGCCCGGCATCCACCCAATTCAAGAAGGATGTGAAAGCACCTACCGAATAAGAACAACGGTACTGGTGACTCAACGTCAAGCTCTTGAAATATTTCTTGACAGCCGGAATCTTGATCAAGCCGTCGTAAGTAACGCGCCAGTTAGGCAACATGCTCTTCAACGAAGGGAAAGCCGTCAAGCCTACCTTCTTCGGGTCCTTACCGGTATAAGCGGCCAGAAATGCAGGAATCAGGACATCCGCCGAATTCCGGTTGACACCGTTCACATTACCTGTTCCCGGATTATAAGGCATTCCTCCCAAGCCTTTATCATGGATAAAGCCCACATCCGGATATTTCAAGCCGGAATACTTGCTTTCGATACGTTGGGCAATGATCTCGCGGTTTGCCAACAACTTGTCAAAGGCTTTCGAAGAATAGTTATTCATAGCATTGCCACTGCCTCCGAATGCGCTTCCCAGCGCGATTGTCGTCATGGTAAAGTTTCCCCCCATAATCTCCGGCATACCTTCATACATAAATTGTATTTCCGTATTACGCGTATCGTTGCGAAGAGCCGTCAAGTCGATCTTCAATCCAGTGATCGGTTCGAGGTTCGCCCGTATATTCAGATTTTTCGTACTGGTCATGACTGCGGCATTCACGTCTCTCTCGGTATCCGTAATCAACCAGCCTTTTTCATATGCCTCGTCTATATAGCTACGACGCACGTCACCGAACGCAAAACCGATCCCCGGGGAAAGTCCGAATGAAGAACGTCCCTGGCCAAAGATATCACCGATCTCCGGACGGAAACCGGGCAGCATCATACCGGCAGAGTTCGTAAACTGAATATTGAAACGGCGCACCATCATCAAAAAGCGGGCACTATGTTCAACCGCCTTGTAAAGAAAATCCTCAGTAGGGGCCGGTCCCGGTATGATCGTCAACTTCAAGCGCACCGTGTCTTGGTTCAAAATCTTAACCTGTGCGAAGTTGATCGGCTTGAACTTGACTTTGTAGACACGCCCGTCCGTTCTTCTGGCCGTGATTTGCACCTTTTTCGTAAACATTCCATGCTCGACAACCGTAGCGCTGTCCGGACTCAAGACAATTTCTTTTTCCAATTTCGGCTTTTTCTTCTTCTCCGTTTTTTTAGCCGTAGTCCGGGTATTGTTAAACTTCTGGTTGATCTTCTTCAAATATTTGTTTTTGTTGTAGAGAGATAACAGGTTCAAGTTCGCCTGCAAATCGAACTGACGCTGGTTCTTGATCGTATTACCCATCTCGATATCTTCGCTTACCGTCGCTCCACGATCCCAGTTGTAAGTAGCATTGTAGCTCAAAGAAGCATTGGTCCAATCCAGAACCGGGATCAGCTGCAACGGCAACTGCCAGGTCGCCATAAACTGCTGGTCATACTTCATCGGGGTTCCCAGGTCAGCGATGCTCTTCTTCACGGAATCTTTCCATAACTGGTAACCGTCCGGGTTCAGTTCCTTATTCACCTGCACATACGGTTCTTCGATACGGGCATTCGTACCGGAACTGAACGTTATGTTCAGGTTATTCGTAAAAGCCCAGTTCAAACTGAAAGCACGGTCCCAATAGAAGTTCTGGCTGAATGTCACTGGTATATCGTTGGGGACACCTGTTGCCGCTCCTGTCAGGTCGCGTAATTTTATTTCGTAATAATTCCGCATCATGGCCGTCTGGAAGTTGATAGACGGGGCCACATTAAACGCCAGTTGTTTGGCATAGCGCGTATAGCCGTTGTTTTTCTTCAATAACTTATCGAATGGCTTGATCGGCTTGACATAAGGCACATAGCTATAGGCAAAATTAGCACGATAGTCTTTCGTCGTTTCATATTCCGTTTCCGGATTTTTCTTATCATTAATACTGTACGAATATCCGAGTGTAAAGTTTGCCGGATCATAAGGCATCGGATTCTTACTCTTGATATTCACACGCACATTATTAAACGAAACACTCTTGATAACCGTCCTATCTTGAGAATAATCACGGATCGAATCCTTCTCAGCCTTTGTTTCCGCCTTATCGATAGCATCCTTCAGTTTGACATCCTGATCCAGCGGATTGTATTTCGGATCATATGTTTCTTTCGAATAGGCATAATAGAACGGGATGCTGACTTGCGCCTTTTCCGGGAACAGCTTACCCAATTCGATAGAGGTCGCCACGTTATACTGTTTGAAGTCCTCCATCCGGCGTTCATTCAAAGACTGGTCAAGAGCACCAAAGCCGGCCGTTTCGATACGTCCGCCCACATTCACCGTTCCCAAGTCGGAAAGCGCAACATTCAAATTCGCATTAGCAGCCCACCCACCTTCTTCATTGAAGTCGGTCAGGCGCAATTCGTTCACCCAAACTTCCCCGCTCTTCAACTTATTACGCACGTTACGCACACCGATCATGACTGTCTTCACTTCGGAAAGACTCGGATTGCCTTTGACACGGATCGTATTGCCATCGTTGTCCGGATCCCTACCAGAATAGACAGTCTGGAAAGACACTCCATTCGTACCGGACCGTTTTTCCCGGTTACGCTCCAGTTTTAGGTCCGTCAAAATCTCCAAACGGAAATTCAACATGTTTTCTGCCGGCCAAACGATTTTCTGGTGTTCCGAATTGTTATAGTTATACTCCCCGTGCGGAGTCAATTTCAACGGTACTTCATATTCGTAATAGTTATTCTTATAGTCCGATCCCAGGCGGATAAAAACAGCGAGATCGCCATCTGCAAGATCGTTTACATCCAATTTCGGAGCCTCGGCATGTGTAAACAGTTGCAAGCGCTTATACTGCCGCAAATCATAATTCGTATTCTTATACACGGCACGTGCATCTTGAGCGGCAAGGTCCGTTATCTTTAAAGAAAGCGCCTGTTCGTTCTCCTGACGGATCTGAGGCTGGCTTGGATCCAGTACACGGCTGACGCCCGGGGGCAATGTATAGCTGACCGGATCCCTGTCACTGTTTTCCTCGATATTGACAGTCGAGACTTCCAATTTACCCTTCACTGCGGGCGGCATCTTCGGATCGGACAAATCCTGCTCGTAGGATCGCCATTCTCCGCGTACCAATTGCAGAGTACCGAAGCGCAACACGACCGATTCCTTAAATCCTGTCATATACATACGCATGAAACGAATCGTCTTGAAATCATTGATTGCCCCCACACGACGCTGGTATTGTTTTACCGGAATCTTAAATTGATACCAGGTAACGGATTCTGTCGTACCATCCGCCAATCTTACTGATGAAGTACGTTTATCCGCAATGAAGTTTTCACCGACAACCGTATCCTGCGGAGTTATCCTGACTTTGTATTCGAAATATTTTTCATTTTTATTCAGAGTATTGTCCTGATTGATGTCTTCTACATCAGGCACGGTCTTGGAAGAAGTGCTGTAGCGCTCGCCCGAATCGTTGATATCTTTCGAGTTTCCTTCCGTTCCATTATAGCGTTTGTAACGTGTTAAGATATCCACCTCCTGAGAATCATAGTCCGAACCACGAAAATAGTGGAACTTGTCACCGGCCGGATCAAAGAAAGGGGACAGCTGTAACGGATCGTTCTCCATCTCGGTTAGGGTTACCGCATTCAATTTCTGGCGTAATTTATTCAGATAATCCTGGTAAGCCGGATATTCCTTTTCTTCATCCGAGGATAAACCGTTCAGGCCGACATCCTGCAACAGACGTGCACCTGCCGTATTGTCGAAGGCATAAACTGTACTCTGCTGTTTTGGAACCTTACCCCAAACAGTATAATCGACCTT from Parabacteroides merdae ATCC 43184 includes the following:
- the sov gene encoding T9SS outer membrane translocon Sov/SprA, whose protein sequence is MRRTLKFILWITILLFGAGLYSMNTDFLAYEMSLPDTEQPVVPDDTVPKVRTRFPVAKTVPEEYQDLTKQSPADLKTPDNVKSVVEYDIRTGTYVVRTKLGDADLTTPISLTPEEYQDYSFQKSVQSYYRQKNEEEFQKAANKQFNLADMQFNIGAAERIFGPGGVRVKTQGSAEVELGLKQNKTKNPSLPERARNRTFFNFDENVQLNVQASVGSKVNFDMNYNTETSFDFDSKKLKLAYTGEEDEIIKSLEAGNVSMTTSNSLINGGAALFGMKADLQFGKLRVNALFAQQESESKTVSSKGGVQTKPFELTIDQYDENRHFFLSHYFRDRYDEAVKNLNTISSPVTISKVEVWVTNKRATYDQARNVVAFADLAEHDNISNTTVVSPSGALSIPYNNTNTLYNTLNQQFTGARDISTVNQALGGTFVNGTEYEEVESARLLDASEYTVNTKLGYISLKTQLQADEVLAVAYNYTYSDGKTYQVGEFSTDNPSSAASCLYVKLLKGITMSPDMPFWDLMMKNIYSLGAYSVQKEKFKLNIMYQSDTTGTYVNYLPEGAIANQILLRVLNLDSYDSNNQPHPDGIYDFIEGVTVLADNGKIIFPSVEPFGSYLRKKINNDAIADKYVFQELYDSTLTVARQIAEKNKFKLEGEYKASSGAEIQLGASNVARGSVKVTAGGAILTENVDYTVDYTSGVVTILNESIISAGTPVSVSLENQTAYNMQRKTMMGLDLNYQFNPNLMVGATIMHMSEMPLTTKTTMGDEAIKNTLWGVNMAYKGESQWLTNMFDKLPLLNLSKPSQISFNAEFAHLIAGHYENKNTGGYSYLDDFESTQSNFDLSDPYPWQLSSVPYDDGTPQLFPEAGLTNNIDYGKSRALLAWYTIDGLFTRKNSSLRPKYITTKDLSNHYVRAIETRELFPQRQQSMSESNTLTVLNMAYYPQERGPYNLDADNINPDGTLQNPEKRFGGMMRKIDQSDFETANVEYIEFWMLDPFIYDRQTTGGDLYFNLGEISEDILKDEKKFFENGLPIDGDTSKVDYTVWGKVPKQQSTVYAFDNTAGARLLQDVGLNGLSSDEEKEYPAYQDYLNKLRQKLNAVTLTEMENDPLQLSPFFDPAGDKFHYFRGSDYDSQEVDILTRYKRYNGTEGNSKDINDSGERYSTSSKTVPDVEDINQDNTLNKNEKYFEYKVRITPQDTVVGENFIADKRTSSVRLADGTTESVTWYQFKIPVKQYQRRVGAINDFKTIRFMRMYMTGFKESVVLRFGTLQLVRGEWRSYEQDLSDPKMPPAVKGKLEVSTVNIEENSDRDPVSYTLPPGVSRVLDPSQPQIRQENEQALSLKITDLAAQDARAVYKNTNYDLRQYKRLQLFTHAEAPKLDVNDLADGDLAVFIRLGSDYKNNYYEYEVPLKLTPHGEYNYNNSEHQKIVWPAENMLNFRLEILTDLKLERNREKRSGTNGVSFQTVYSGRDPDNDGNTIRVKGNPSLSEVKTVMIGVRNVRNKLKSGEVWVNELRLTDFNEEGGWAANANLNVALSDLGTVNVGGRIETAGFGALDQSLNERRMEDFKQYNVATSIELGKLFPEKAQVSIPFYYAYSKETYDPKYNPLDQDVKLKDAIDKAETKAEKDSIRDYSQDRTVIKSVSFNNVRVNIKSKNPMPYDPANFTLGYSYSINDKKNPETEYETTKDYRANFAYSYVPYVKPIKPFDKLLKKNNGYTRYAKQLAFNVAPSINFQTAMMRNYYEIKLRDLTGAATGVPNDIPVTFSQNFYWDRAFSLNWAFTNNLNITFSSGTNARIEEPYVQVNKELNPDGYQLWKDSVKKSIADLGTPMKYDQQFMATWQLPLQLIPVLDWTNASLSYNATYNWDRGATVSEDIEMGNTIKNQRQFDLQANLNLLSLYNKNKYLKKINQKFNNTRTTAKKTEKKKKPKLEKEIVLSPDSATVVEHGMFTKKVQITARRTDGRVYKVKFKPINFAQVKILNQDTVRLKLTIIPGPAPTEDFLYKAVEHSARFLMMVRRFNIQFTNSAGMMLPGFRPEIGDIFGQGRSSFGLSPGIGFAFGDVRRSYIDEAYEKGWLITDTERDVNAAVMTSTKNLNIRANLEPITGLKIDLTALRNDTRNTEIQFMYEGMPEIMGGNFTMTTIALGSAFGGSGNAMNNYSSKAFDKLLANREIIAQRIESKYSGLKYPDVGFIHDKGLGGMPYNPGTGNVNGVNRNSADVLIPAFLAAYTGKDPKKVGLTAFPSLKSMLPNWRVTYDGLIKIPAVKKYFKSLTLSHQYRCSYSVGAFTSFLNWVDAGQDGLGYIQSILNDNPTPSSPYSISSVSLTEAFSPLLGADATLLNNVTVRADYSTTRNLSLNTTSYQLVEALSKKVTIGLGYKYAEFNKVLKMKKTRDFSNDLTVRLDFSFNKMQSLIRKIDTQLTQATSGNIAKTISFSADYGLSRALTVRAFYDIQINEPLISSASYPTSNSNYGISLRFSLAQ